One segment of Solanum stenotomum isolate F172 chromosome 1, ASM1918654v1, whole genome shotgun sequence DNA contains the following:
- the LOC125841507 gene encoding auxin-induced protein 6B-like, whose product MSPEIGKFNRIRCIVRISQMLRQWKRRAISSSSKRIASDIPAGHVAISVGSNCRRFVVRAKYLNHPIFRKLLTQAEEEYGFSNHGTLAIPCDEFLFEEILRFVSRSGSSNWNCSLNIDDFQKSCHARYRNSMENFGESRALLGGSTEKPVC is encoded by the coding sequence ATGTCGCCTGAGATCGGAAAATTCAACAGGATTCGTTGCATTGTAAGGATTAGTCAGATGCTCCGACAATGGAAGAGAAGAGCTATATCTTCTTCATCTAAACGCATAGCTTCTGATATACCTGCCGGACACGTAGCGATCTCGGTAGGCAGTAATTGCCGGAGATTCGTGGTGCGAGCAAAGTATTTGAATCATCCGATTTTCAGGAAGCTATTGACTCAGGCGGAGGAAGAGTATGGTTTCTCTAACCATGGAACTTTGGCTATACCTTGCGATGAGTTTTTATTCGAGGAGATCCTTAGGTTCGTCTCTCGATCTGGATCCAGTAATTGGAATTGTTCGTTAAATATCGATGATTTTCAGAAATCATGCCATGCAAGGTACAGGAATAGTATGGAGAATTTTGGTGAATCTCGAGCGTTACTGGGTGGATCTACTGAAAAACCAGTGTGTTAA